Genomic segment of Aliarcobacter trophiarum LMG 25534:
TATTTTAAACTCTTTTATCTCATAAAAACCTATCATAGCATTCATAAGTGCAATTTTTGAACTATTTTTCAACATATCTAAACTTATATCTTTTTCAAAAATCTCTTTTTGCTCAAGTAGTCTAGCTCTTGAAGTTCCTTCTAATAAGCAATTTTTTGAGGTAATCCAAACTCCATCATAAAAGATAGCAATATTTGCAATGCTTGTATCTGTAACAATCCCATTTTTAACAATAATTATCTCATCGCAACTATCTTTTTTTAAAAAAAGCTCATCAAGTTTTTCTCTATTTAGATATTTTTTTGAGTAATTTAAAGTATCATCAAAAACTACCTTAAAGCTTCTTATCTCTCTTCTTTTATAAGGAAAATATTGTACATCTAGGATCTCATTTTCATTATATATAACTTTACATCGTAAAGTTTCATTAGATATAGGGTTTATATACTCTTGTAAGTTTAGGTTTTTTCCAATAGTTTTTGCAACTCTTTTTTGGTGATATTTCAAATTAAAAATCTCAAAATCATTACATTTTATTGTTTCAAAAAACATCTTTTTATCCTTATATTCTAAAATGGCAAATAAATTTTATCTATTAGCTCGTTATACTCATCTTTTACAATACTATCACTTGTAATTCCACCACCACTTTTATAAAAAAGTTCATCTTTAATCTTTTCAATAAATCTAATAAGTACAAAACTTTGAAGATTTTCTCCATCAAAAATCCCAAAAACTCCACTGTAAAAATCTCTATCATAGTTTTCAATATTTTTTAAAATTTCTATTGTAGATTTTTTTGGAGTTCCTGTAATACTTCCAGCTGGAAGAAGGTTTGAAAAAATATCTCCTATTTTTTCTTGCCAATTATTTTGTAAATCTCCACTTATAAGTGAACTTGTTTGAAGAATTTCACTATTTTTTGTTTTTATCTTACTAAAATCTCTAAATCTCTCAACTTTGATATTTTTTGCAACCTTACCTAAATCATTTCTAAGAAGATCAACAACCATAGTGTGTTCAGCTAACTCTTTTTTGTTGTTTAATAAAATCTCTTTGGCATTTTCTAGTTTTGCATCTATCGTTCCTTTCATAGGATATGTATAGATTTTATTATCTCTAATATCTACAAATTTTTCAGGGCTAAAACAGACAAAATCTAAATCATCTATTTTTACTCTTAATTTTAATAAAGAGTTGGCATTTTCATAAATCTCATCTAAACTAAGATTTGTCTCTATTTTTGTTTTTGTAGTTAGATTTAATAAATAGCTATTCCCACTTCTTATCTCATCTTGAACTAAATTAAACTTTCTTTCATACTCTTTAAAACTAATTGGATATTTCTTAAAAGTATAATCTTTGGTATATATTTGATTTTTATTAGATATTTTAAATTGTATATTTTTTTGGCAGTTATCTAGTTTTTTTATATAGAAATTATTTAGATTATAAGAGATTAAAAATAAAAAAGGCTCTTTTGAAGAGCCAAATTTATTCAAAATATCTTTAAGTTCCAAAAAGATTTACTTATCCTCTAGAATTAATTTTTTCAAAATTGCAGCTCTTATTGCAACACCATTTGTAACTTGTTCTAAAACTTTACATCTAGGGTGTTTTAAAACTTCATCAGTAATATCAATATTTCTATTTACAGGACCTGGATGTAGAAGTAAAAACTCTTTTCTCTCCATTAATTCACTTGTAATACAAAAATCTTTTGCATACTCTTGAAGTGATTCAAAATATGTGATATTGTGACGTTCAAGTTGGCTTCTTAGGCTCATTACAATATCCATATCATCAACTATTTCAGATATTGAGTCAAACTGTTTGAACTCATCACCTTCATATTTAAAACAATCAGGTGCAACTAAATTTACATCTATTCCAAATCTAGGCAACAATCTTCTATTGCTTCCAGCAACTCTTGAGTTTCGTACATCTCCAACAATTGCTATTTTCTTTCCTTCAGTATCTCCATCAAAATATTCAGTAATTGTAAATAGATCTAAAAGAGCTTGAGTTGGATGAGAGTGTCTTCCATCTCCTGCATTTATTATTGGACAAGAAACATATCCAATTAAACTCTCTGGAAGACCATGAACACTGTGTCTAATAATAATTGCATCTGGATTCATAGCATTTATATTTGCAACTGTATCGTACATTGTTTCACCTTTTTTTTGTGAAGATGTACCAACATCAAGATTTATAACTTCAGCACCTAATCTTTTTGCAGCTATTTCAAAAGAGCTTCTTGTTCTTGTAGAATTTTCAAAAAAAAGTGTAACAATAATTTTACCCTCTAAAATCCTACTAAATTTAATATTTTTAAACTCTCTAGCATCATCAAAAATTTCAAGTATCTCTTCTTTTGTAAAATCGGAAGTTCTAATAAGGTGTTTCATCTAATTTTCCTTTCATTTTAGTTTGGAATATTAGCAAAAAGCACTTTAAAAATAAAATTTTTGTATAATCAAAGAATTTTGTTTAAAAAGGGAAATTGATATGAAATTTCAGATATTGATTGTATTGATTTTTTCAGCTATTTTTTTTGGATGTTCAAGTAAACCATTAGACCCTGTAGTTTTTGATAAGGTAGATAGAGAAATATCTTATACAAAAGATATAAAACCTATTTTAGATAATCGTTGTGTATCTTGTCACTCTTGCTACAATTCACCTTGTCAATTAAAAATGGAGAGTTTTGATGGGCTTGATAGAGGTTCCACAAAAGAGCTAGTTTATGATACTAGATTACGAGCTATAG
This window contains:
- a CDS encoding aminotransferase class IV family protein, whose amino-acid sequence is MFFETIKCNDFEIFNLKYHQKRVAKTIGKNLNLQEYINPISNETLRCKVIYNENEILDVQYFPYKRREIRSFKVVFDDTLNYSKKYLNREKLDELFLKKDSCDEIIIVKNGIVTDTSIANIAIFYDGVWITSKNCLLEGTSRARLLEQKEIFEKDISLDMLKNSSKIALMNAMIGFYEIKEFKIEF
- a CDS encoding aminodeoxychorismate synthase component I, which translates into the protein MELKDILNKFGSSKEPFLFLISYNLNNFYIKKLDNCQKNIQFKISNKNQIYTKDYTFKKYPISFKEYERKFNLVQDEIRSGNSYLLNLTTKTKIETNLSLDEIYENANSLLKLRVKIDDLDFVCFSPEKFVDIRDNKIYTYPMKGTIDAKLENAKEILLNNKKELAEHTMVVDLLRNDLGKVAKNIKVERFRDFSKIKTKNSEILQTSSLISGDLQNNWQEKIGDIFSNLLPAGSITGTPKKSTIEILKNIENYDRDFYSGVFGIFDGENLQSFVLIRFIEKIKDELFYKSGGGITSDSIVKDEYNELIDKIYLPF
- a CDS encoding aspartate carbamoyltransferase catalytic subunit produces the protein MKHLIRTSDFTKEEILEIFDDAREFKNIKFSRILEGKIIVTLFFENSTRTRSSFEIAAKRLGAEVINLDVGTSSQKKGETMYDTVANINAMNPDAIIIRHSVHGLPESLIGYVSCPIINAGDGRHSHPTQALLDLFTITEYFDGDTEGKKIAIVGDVRNSRVAGSNRRLLPRFGIDVNLVAPDCFKYEGDEFKQFDSISEIVDDMDIVMSLRSQLERHNITYFESLQEYAKDFCITSELMERKEFLLLHPGPVNRNIDITDEVLKHPRCKVLEQVTNGVAIRAAILKKLILEDK